A window of Rhododendron vialii isolate Sample 1 chromosome 11a, ASM3025357v1 contains these coding sequences:
- the LOC131308645 gene encoding pathogenesis-related protein PR-1 type-like: MGSSDITSLALVCLTLLAMLHSSHGQNSPQDYLDGHNSARSAVGVGPMTWDDNVAAFAQDYANQRIGDCALQHSGGGGKYGENIAIGSGDFMTGAKAVDLWVGESANYDYNSNSCIGGECGHYTQVVWKNSVRLGCARVQCNSGSWFITCNYDPQGNFIGERPY; the protein is encoded by the coding sequence ATGGGGTCAAGTGATATCACCTCCTTGGCTCTTGTTTGTCTCACGCTCTTAGCAATGCTCCATTCCTCCCATGGCCAGAACTCCCCACAAGACTACCTCGACGGCCACAACTCCGCTCGATCGGCCGTTGGGGTGGGCCCCATGACATGGGATGACAACGTGGCGGCATTTGCCCAAGACTACGCCAACCAACGTATTGGCGATTGCGCTCTCCAACATTCTGGAGGCGGAGGAAAGTACGGCGAGAACATCGCCATCGGAAGCGGGGACTTCATGACTGGGGCCAAGGCCGTGGACTTGTGGGTCGGGGAGAGCGCCAATTATGACTATAACTCGAATTCGTGCATTGGTGGGGAGTGTGGGCACTACACTCAAGTGGTTTGGAAGAATTCGGTTCGGCTTGGGTGCGCTAGGGTTCAGTGCAACAGTGGATCGTGGTTCATTACTTGTAACTACGATCCACAAGGCAACTTTATTGGGGAGCGCCCTTACTAG
- the LOC131308646 gene encoding pathogenesis-related leaf protein 4-like — MTISHILHSQNLKMGSSSDITSLALVSLTLLAMLHSSHGQNSQQDYLNGHNSARSAVGVGPMTWDANVAAFAQQYASQRAGDCALKHSGGGGKYGENIAVGSGDFTGAAAVGLWVSEKADYNHNSNTCAAGRVCGHYTQVVWRKSVRLGCARVRCNSGSWFITCNYDPPGNYVGESPY; from the coding sequence ATGACCATCTCCCACATTCTTCATTCACAAAACTTAAAAATGGGATCATCAAGTGATATCACCTCCTTGGCTCTTGTTTCTCTCACGCTCTTAGCAATGCTCCATTCCTCCCATGGTCAAAACTCCCAGCAAGACTACCTCAACGGCCACAACTCCGCTCGATCAGCCGTCGGGGTGGGCCCCATGACCTGGGACGCCAACGTGGCAGCATTTGCCCAGCAATACGCCAGCCAACGTGCCGGCGACTGCGCCCTCAAGCATTCTGGAGGCGGAGGAAAGTACGGCGAGAACATCGCCGTTGGAAGTGGTGACTTCACCGGGGCCGCGGCGGTGGGCCTGTGGGTTAGTGAGAAGGCCGATTACAACCATAACTCAAACACGTGCGCTGCTGGCCGGGTGTGCGGGCACTACACTCAGGTGGTTTGGAGGAAATCGGTTCGTCTTGGGTGCGCTAGGGTTCGGTGCAACAGCGGGTCGTGGTTCATTACTTGTAACTACGATCCACCAGGCAACTACGTTGGGGAAAGTCCTTACTAG
- the LOC131308648 gene encoding pathogenesis-related leaf protein 4-like, giving the protein MGSSSDITSLALVSLTLLAMLHSSHGQNSQQDYLNAHNSARSAVGVGPMTWDANVAAFAQQYANQRAGDCALKHSGGGGKYGENIAVGGGDFTGAAAVGLWVGEKPYYNYNSNTCAAGRVCGHYTQVVWRKSVRLGCARVRCNSGSWFITCNYDPPGNYVGQRPY; this is encoded by the coding sequence ATGGGATCATCAAGTGATATCACCTCCTTGGCACTTGTTTCTCTCACGCTCTTAGCAATGCTCCATTCCTCCCATGGCCAAAACTCCCAGCAAGACTACCTCAACGCCCACAACTCCGCTCGATCAGCCGTCGGGGTGGGCCCCATGACCTGGGACGCCAACGTGGCAGCATTTGCCCAGCAATACGCCAACCAACGTGCCGGCGACTGCGCCCTTAAGCATTCTGGAGGCGGAGGAAAGTACGGCGAGAACATCGCCGTTGGAGGTGGTGACTTCACCGGGGCCGCGGCAGTGGGCCTGTGGGTCGGAGAGAAGCCCTATTACAACTATAACTCAAACACGTGCGCTGCTGGCCGGGTGTGCGGGCACTACACTCAGGTGGTTTGGAGGAAATCGGTTCGTCTTGGGTGTGCTAGGGTTCGGTGCAACAGCGGGTCGTGGTTCATTACTTGTAACTATGATCCACCAGGCAACTACGTTGGGCAACGCCCTTACTAG
- the LOC131307150 gene encoding pathogenesis-related protein PR-1 type-like, with translation MGSSDITSLALVCLAFLDSPQDYLNGHNSVRAAVGVGPLTWDDNIAALAQNYANQRMRDCALVYFRGEGKYSENLAIGNGEFTNTAIVGLWAAEKPNYDYNSNSCAAGQVCGHCTQMVSMNSVRHGCARVQCDNGWWFITCNYDPPGNYVGQRPY, from the exons ATGGGGTCAAGTGATATCACCTCCTTAGCTCTTGTTTGTCTCGCATTCTTAGACTCCCCACAGGACTACCTCAACGGCCACAACTCCGTTCGAGCTGCCGTGGGGGTGGGCCCATTGACTTGGGACGACAACATCGCAGCACTTGCCCAAAACTATGCCAATCAGCGAATGAGAGATTGCGCTCTCGTTTATTTCAGAGGTGAAGGAAAGTACAGCGAGAACCTCGCCATTGGAAACGGAGAGTTCA CAAACACCGCTATTGTGGGCCTGTGGGCCGCAGAGAAGCCCAATTACGACTATAACTCGAATTCGTGCGCTGCTGGCCAGGTGTGTGGGCACTGCACTCAAATGGTCTCGATGAATTCAGTTCGGCACGGGTGCGCTAGGGTTCAGTGCGACAATGGATGGTGGTTCATTACTTGTAACTATGATCCACCTGGCAACTACGTTGGGCAGCGCCCTTACTAG